The Hevea brasiliensis isolate MT/VB/25A 57/8 chromosome 9, ASM3005281v1, whole genome shotgun sequence nucleotide sequence tttccactgtgttcgtaatggtcctaaggaccgcggcgtcacattttacggttcgaaatttgagtttaaaacgacttcgcaatccttcccgagaaggtcacccatcgctgtgactctcggctcgtttaacttcttatgttttgtttttcttatttatacttaactaattggcaattactaattatttgtgtttatggcttctctagttgtcttaagtatggttctaatccccttaattgtccggaccgactccggtccccggaacagtgaaatataccaggctatacaaataggggtattacaaattaaattttacaTTATGCTATTGAATAATTGAATCGATCGGGTCAATTTCGTCACACCGGTTTACCAGTTCAATCGCCGGATTGATCGGATCATATCGGGTTACTTTTTATTTAGTTCAATTATAAATTCAGACTAGTTCAATTACTACTGGGAGCTAATATAGGTAGAGTAGCTACACCATTTAAGTATGCTTTAACATTTGAAATGTCTGAACTTAATCATGCGCATgacattaataatttaaatactaCCAATAAACTTATATATTAGAGTTATCCGATATGATGCAACaatatcatttaataaattaaaaaatcatataaaaattaattttatattatgctATTGAATAATTGAATCGATTGGGTCAATTTTCTCACACCGATTTACCAGTTCAGCCTTTGGATTGATTAGATCATACCGGGTCACTTTTTATTTAGTTCAATTACAAATTTGAACTAGTTCAATTACTACTAGGAGCTAATATGGGTAGAGTATCTACACCATTTAAGTTTGCTTTAACATCTGGAATGTCTGAATTTAATCGTGTGTATACATGACATTAATAATTTAAACACTACTAATAAACCTACATATTAGAGTTATCCGGTATGATGCAATaatatcatttaataaattaaaaaatcatataaaaattgaattttacaTTATGCTATTAAATAATTGAATCGATCGGGTCAATTTCGTCACATCGGTTTACCAGTTCAATCGCTTAATTGATCCGATTATACCGGGTCGTTTTTTATTTAGTTCAATTACAAATTCAAATTAGTTCAATTACTACTAGGAGCTAATATAGATAGAGTATCTATACCATTTAAGTTTGCTTGAACATCTGGAATGTCTGAATTTAATCGTGTATACACATGACATTAATAATTTAAACACTACTAAATATTAGAGTTATCCGGTATGATGCAATaatatcatttaataaattaaaaaatcatataaaaattgaattttacaTTATGTTATTAAATAATTGAATCGATCAGGTCAATTTCATCACACCAGTTTACAGTTCAATTGCCGAATTGATCGAATTATACCGGGTCGTTTTTTATTTAGTTCAATTACAAATTCAAACTAGTTCAATTACTACTAAGAGCTAACATAAATAGAGTATCTATACCATTTAAGTATGCTTTAACATCTCGAATTTCTGAGTTTAATCATGCGAATATATGGCATTAGTAATTTAAACATTGCCAATAAACCTATATATTTGAGTTATCTGGTATGATGCaacaatattatttaataaattaaaaaatcatataaaaaattgaattttacaTTATGCTATTGAATAATTGAATCGATCGAGTCAATTTCGTCACACCGGTTTACCAGTTCAACCGCCGAATTGATCGGATCATATCAGATTGctttttatttaattcaattacAAATTCGGACTAGTTCAATTACTACTAAGAGCTAATATAGATAGAGTATCTATACCATTTAAATATGCTTTAACATCTGGAATGTACGAGCTTCATCATGTATACACATGACATTAATAATTTAAACACTGCCAATAAACTTATATATTAGATTTATCTAGTATGATGCAACaatatcatttaataaattaaaaaatatataaaaattgaattttacaTTATGCTATTTTGTATTGTTAGTTATATTATATTAGTTGTccttttaaatttttagtaaaacAAATAGTCCGTAATATTatgttatatataaaaataataaaattatatataaaaaaataattaatgagtaTGTACAACGAGTACAAACAAACGTGTAACACACGTTAAATAAAAAGATATATAAACGTAAGAGGTAAGAGGAAGAACATTGGTTAAACAAAAAAAACCCTAATTgtgtatattatttataaaaactaTTAAGTATatgtttaaaaattatatattgaaataaaaaaaatatataaataccaaattagttcaattaattttaattgtaaagtatatttatgaaatttttagtttaattcttcatatcaacattaaaaaaatcatatatatatatatatattaaaatttatataattataaatcatataaattatttttaaaattatttataatattaaaattttaatataataaaaattgaattaattatcaaatatTTCTATTATATGAATTACTAATTATTATTAACATATCGTAATTTCATTCGAGCTCTTATTACTCTGATGATTGAACTAAAACATGACCAATTAGTTCCAAAACATAAACTTTGTTTTCAATAATCAATGAGATCATAAAATCACATATCAATGAAAaactttttaataattaataattgaatataaaaaatcatatttatatataaaaataaataaaatttattaactaataaaaaaaatcacattAATAAATCAAGATATTAATATAATCATTAAACTAAAAATCACGTATGCTACCATATCTTTTTACAATATATCATCATCGATAGTTGTTAAAAGCTCATGCAAATTACAATGTGTTTTATAGGTTAATTAacgtaaaaaaaaatcattctaaTTAATTTAAACTACACCATCAATGAGAAaagataattatttttaatatagtaaaaaaattttttagtttattaatatattgtgtcaaaataataagtattaaaaataaaaataaataaaataaagaggttttttcaaatttaatttgaatttatatgaattatatttaaacttATAATAGAGTAAAATGCTGAGAATGAAATCAAATCAATAATGTAGtttaatacaaaaaaaaaatttatgagtaCGTATAACGAATATAAATAATATGAACCGcacattataaaaaattaattaattaaaatatataaaattagtcAAATTTAATCATTAAGAATACTATTAAACACGGCCTGAAGGTTTAAATAAGATGAATGAGTCAATTATTCAATAAATagatcattaaaaattaattaaatatatatatacattaaataaatataacacatacctattaatataaataattaaatataattaattaaaatttaattatttaaaataaaattttaatatttattaagttatatttacataaattttaataatatttttaaattttatataaaagtattaaCTAATGTAatgcataaaaatttattataaatgtataattttctttttaatatgtataaaatattaAGTGTatgtttaaaaattatatattgaaataaaaaaaaatacaaaaaccaAAGTTAGCtccatttattttaattttaaaatttttttattaggtttttagtttaattcttcatatcaatactaaaaaaaaaattattgaataattGAATAAATTAGGTTACATTGATTCACTTTTTTAAACACTAAGTAGGCTGAGTTACATTGGGTACTTCCTTGTCTGAATTCATTATAAACCTAAACCAGTTTGAGAGTCAATTCTTCAATTCAGTGATTCAATCAATCGGTTCGATCTAAATCTAATAACTATGATCATTATCCAAATAATTTGTTCTTAGATAAGTATAAACATTAAAAATAGTAATAAGATTCAAATACAGAAAGATGATTTTTGCCGGTTGGCATCCCTATAAAAATAGGCCATTTCCTTTTTCTTATCTCACCATTGATACCCGAACCAAAGAGAGGTAAACCAAAATAAAACCCTAAGTTGAAGCCGTGCTCCACTTGCCCTCCAAAAATCCAAAATCAGGAAATTCATTTCTTGACCCCAAAAATTTTCAGTATTCTCAATTCTCTCCCGCCACTACAGGAATAAAGGGAACCAAGTGCAAACAAGCCAAAAAGCTGATACATTTTTCCGATTATCACTCTATTTTGTCTTTGATATCCATAGTTTTGTTTTGTTTGGGAAACACCTCCAAAAAGCAGTTGCACCAGTCATGGCAGTTAATTCTTCAGGTCTTAATTTGACAAGCCAAGCTGCTGCTCAAGAGCAGAAGAATGGTCCCTCTAATTGCCCCGGAGTTCGGGTCATTGGAAGAAGAATATATGATCCTGAAAAAGGGAAGAGTTGTCACCAAGTAATTTATCACTTTCTTTTATAAATTGAGTTTTCTATACCGATTTCTTGTTTTTTCTGTCGGGCTGAGGAGAACTAAGTTTCGATTATCAGTTTTTCATCCTTTcccagaaatatatatatatatatatatatatatatatatatatatatatatatatataatttgattaACTGGCCTTTTTATTGTATGAAGAAGTTTCTAATTGTTTAATAGTCTCATTTTGATTCATTATAACGCGGGAAAATAAAAAGCAAAATTTCTTATTGATTTGAAGCGTTTAGTGCGTTTCTTTTGCTTTCTCGTACTGATTTGGTCATTATAAGGAAAACAATTTCTCTCTTTTCATTTAGTTTATGAGAAAACAAggtcaaatgaatgaaagtgttacTTTGAATCTCATTTGCGTGGTGTTTGGTATCTTTGTTTTGATGATCATATTCATGCTGTTTGGAAAGGATATTTGCAAGAATTCTATTCGCttgatttccttttttttttttttaatgaattgtCGTGTTGGAGACATAatcaattcttttaatttaaaaaaaaaatcattttaaaagaaataaaaatcatgTCAAAAGTAACTGCttcttttaaataaataaattgcaaggaaagaattcaattaaattaccacaccattatttttttttattttttttgaattaagAAGAGTTGAATTTTTTCGTTCTAGACATGACAattgacccaaaaaaaaaaaaccaattgaatttaattattgtaaaattttagtttccAAACAGTGAATATATAATTGAGTGAGAATTCATTTAAATTCTTTTCTtgcaaatgatttttttttccaaaGGAAGCCTTTGGAAATTAGTAAATTTAAGCATGACTTTCATTTATAATCATGTTGTTGTCCCTAAATCTATGATCCTATAGGCTTTAACCATAAAATGGGTTTTGGATTTTGTGTTTCTATTTCTAATTGTAATTGGTATTTTTTTCCTTCTATTGATCTATTTAGTTTTAATTGCTTGGGTTCTTATTCATTTAtattaattgttgaagtgccgGCAAAAAACACGGGATTTGGCAGCTGGTTGCAAGAACCAGAAAAGAAACAAGCAATGTCCCATTCATTACTGCCATAAATGCCTGCTGAACAGGTTAAATTTTGTTACTTTGATGAATTTTGTTGGACTTTTGCATATATGATATTGATCAATATGTGTTGGTTCATAATGCTATTAGGTATGGAGAGAAAATTCAAGAGGTAGTGCTGTTTGATGAGTGGAAATGTCCCAAGTGTAGGGGCATTTGCAATTGCAGCTTGTGTATGTAAGTACATTATATGATATTCTGATGTTTGGTGTTGCTAGTTGTATTGCTTGTTCTCTGGATGAATCTAATAGTATAACTCTGTTTCTAGGAGGAAAAGAGGTCATAGGCCTACTGGTATACTTGTGCACACAGCCAAGCAAAGTGGGTTTTCCTCTGTCTCAGAACTTCTTCGAGTTAAAGGTGCTGAGAATTTTGGTATTGATAGAATTGCAAAAGATGCAAGGGTTTCATTGAAGAAGCCTGGTTCCACAAAGGTGTGAATGTTTATTAATTATGGCAGTCATATTATGTCTTGAGGCTGCTTGGTCGATAGGGTTCCTGATTCTACAAATTAATACGTGGATTGATGCTTTTGACAGGAGTCTACACCTGCTTCACCAAGGAAACCAGAGAAGGAAAACTCTTTTGAAGGAAACAATGATCTGAGCGAGCATTTTCAGAATTTAACACTAATCTCTAACAAgaggaaatataagaaaatgagAAGGGAAGGATTACTGGGTCTAGAAGTTAATGATGATGATGAGGCTAGTTTGGGGGAGAGTGATCAGAATAAGCCTGGACTTACTGAGGAAGTTTCTAAAAAAAAAGTGAAGACAAATGAAGATGATGAAAGTGTTGTGGTAGAGAACAGCAAGTCTAAGACACAGTATGAGGATATTCCTAAGAAAGAACTAAAGCAAAATGGAAAGGAAGAGCTGGATGCTGCAAATCTAAAAAATGGAGCTGTTTTGAGTGATGTTGAAAATGATAATCTTGATACCAAGAACATGACAGCTGTAGAGTTGGGCAAAATTGTGGAGCACCACAGCAAACAAATTGATGAAAAAATTCCATTGCCTTCAGCCACCTGCTTAACTACTGTAGCTGGGATTGAGTTACCCAATGAAGATGTTGGGGATGCACTGCAATTCTTCGAGTTTTGTGCTGCTTTTAGTGAGGTACTACCAAACCCAGTGAAATTAATAGTGAGCCAATTGTGATATTGTGCATGTTTTTTATTGACTGGAATGTTGTGGCTTTTGTTGGACAGTTCGACTtttattaagaagaaaatttAGAAGAAAAAAATCTATATCTTCATCTATAGGTGAATTATGTAAGATATTATATATCTTACACATTCAGTGGTTATAACCTTCATTTTGGGTTTGTTTGGCTTTAATGTTAGAGCTATTGTTGAGAAAAATGACCCCTTTAAATTTGTTAGTTAGATGATACTCTTTGTGCCATAAAGATAGGCTCactttcctttttcatttatcCTAAGTTATAAGCcattttctcttttgaaatggcagtttatttatttgtttactaATACGTCTCTACTTAATAgtcattgaaaaattaaaattcattagttTCAAGAATAATTTAGTAACAcgtgttatttaatttttaatagagtAATATGAGTGGAGGTTATATTAGAAAAAGACTAAGCAAAATTAATTGCTTTTTCTAAGCAAAATTTATTGCTTTTTTTACTACATTTTCGTAAACTATCTGAATATACCAGTAGAACTATCTTTAAGGTACGAAAGGAGTATTAAAATTTgggttaaaattaaatttgatatgttTTAGCCATAAGAATTTCAAACTAAATAACTATTTTGAACTTCTTTTTTAAAATAACTaaatttgatattttgatattttcttttttaaaagcaCTTTTTTAGCCTTTTAACCACAATGCCAAGTGGAGTGGGTGGTCAATCAACTGTTAGGTTGCCGGGCTTATGTGTCTATAGTTCACTTTTGTTTGTTCTGTGTTGTCGCAACGATAACGCCAACTTCTTTTTTGTTTAAAAGTTTATGTGCTTGCTTTTGTTTTGTTTCAATTTCTACAAAGATTAAATGCTTCAATAACTGAATAATTGACTTATGCATTCATATAGCTTATTTTCATTTTGATCCCTTGAGCATTTAGACATCTAATAATTATTCTTGTTCCTTAATCGTTTATTTATTTATGGTTATTGTGTCATTAGGTTCTTGATATCAAGAAAGGGCAAGCTGAAGCTGTCATTAGAGAAATAATAGCTGGCCAAAGAGAGTGCCGGTCACAACACTCGTTATTAGTGCAGTTTCACATCAAACTATTGTCCCTGATACAAGAGGATACGGGAGAAGTGTATAAATTTCTTCCAGAATATATTTGTTCTCAACTGCTTTTGCTTTTGTTAGGATGGATTGTGATAATCTGTGGTTTTCTTGTTCAGATTTGCAGACCTAAGTCCAGCAAATGGCCAAAATTCATGGTTGAAAGCTCTTGGGAAATGTGTCTCTAAATGCAAATTCATATCATTGGGATTCCCCTCTGATTGTTTTGATACTGGTGATGAAGGATATGATATGTTGAGTACCTCACAAAAGTTTAAACTCTTGAATTTTCTATCTGATGAAGCTCTTAATACAAAGTAAGCAAGAATTTGGAAATCCTTCTTTTTTATAACaaggttctttttttttttcccatttgATTATTCCTAATGAGAGATGCTTTAGTCTTATGTTTGTTTTTGATATATTTCTAGATATTTGAGGAGTTGGATTGATGATCAAAATTCTAAATTTGTTGAAAGACAGAAGGAAGCAAAAGAAAAGGTTCATGCAGCGAAAGATAAGGTatcaagtgattcaaaatgaataTGTTGGCTTTTAAGGGATGTTCTTGAATCAACTTTTATTGTGAAATGGACACCCCTAAAAATATGTTCTTTTGGATTTTGGTACAGGAGAAACATTTGAAACAGAAGATGCAGGATGAGGTGGCTAAAGCCATCAATGCAGAAAATGGTGCTCCCTTCTCTGTTTCTGAGCACGAAACTATAGTGTCACAAATGAAAAACGAAGCTGCACAAGCTCATGCAGAAGTGATGGAGGCTATGGGGATGGTACCCAAAAGTATGGGATTTCCAATTTTTCTAGTTTTTTTAGAATATGAAATTTTTGCATTTATTTTCCTAAATTTTAGTGAGTTCTTTTGTTTATCTTTTAGGCTTTTGGACATTATCTTTGTGGTTTGTATATAAGCTACCTAAAATGCTCTTATAATGGTCACAGAATACAGAAATTGGGGGAACTAGCGAACTAGATGAAGTGATGTGGGTCATTTGTATGTATGGCTTAATTTAATTGGCATAGCAAAATTGTGTTGCAAACTAGTATATGTAGGCCTGCCTGAAGATCGAGTTATCTTATTCTGAGAAACCCCATTACTTGCTGGCTGGATTCTATATGGCCATGCAGCTTgtgctattattttttttttccccttttttttgtGGTGGGGGGAGGAGATTACATGCAAAGTTTGAAGTGTGTTAACTTGTGTATCTAACCTTGCTTTGCATGATGTCATCAGAGAGACAAAGATCTGATGCTTTTA carries:
- the LOC110647852 gene encoding uncharacterized protein LOC110647852, translating into MAVNSSGLNLTSQAAAQEQKNGPSNCPGVRVIGRRIYDPEKGKSCHQCRQKTRDLAAGCKNQKRNKQCPIHYCHKCLLNRYGEKIQEVVLFDEWKCPKCRGICNCSLCMRKRGHRPTGILVHTAKQSGFSSVSELLRVKGAENFGIDRIAKDARVSLKKPGSTKESTPASPRKPEKENSFEGNNDLSEHFQNLTLISNKRKYKKMRREGLLGLEVNDDDEASLGESDQNKPGLTEEVSKKKVKTNEDDESVVVENSKSKTQYEDIPKKELKQNGKEELDAANLKNGAVLSDVENDNLDTKNMTAVELGKIVEHHSKQIDEKIPLPSATCLTTVAGIELPNEDVGDALQFFEFCAAFSEVLDIKKGQAEAVIREIIAGQRECRSQHSLLVQFHIKLLSLIQEDTGEVFADLSPANGQNSWLKALGKCVSKCKFISLGFPSDCFDTGDEGYDMLSTSQKFKLLNFLSDEALNTKYLRSWIDDQNSKFVERQKEAKEKVHAAKDKEKHLKQKMQDEVAKAINAENGAPFSVSEHETIVSQMKNEAAQAHAEVMEAMGMVPKKRQRSDAFRTDPMLVDANGRAFWRLKGCNDQQDILLQDMGSQTSFAPEEKWFVYDAEHKQEIEKYISSRTKRHRVRKVTKTPPAGDGETCSLDAFSDSLPSYCA